One window of the Saccopteryx bilineata isolate mSacBil1 chromosome 2, mSacBil1_pri_phased_curated, whole genome shotgun sequence genome contains the following:
- the ODR4 gene encoding protein odr-4 homolog: MGRTYIVEETVGQYLSNLDLQGKSFVSGLLIGQCSSQKDYVILATRTPPKEEKNENLKHPKDKLDNLDEEWASEHANQVSRMLPGGLLVLGVFIITTLEVGNDFQNTLRRLVFAAEKAMNKKRLWNFIEDEVSDRVTLHICSSTKKILCRTYDIHDPKSSAKPADWKYQSGLSTSWPSLKCTVHVNIHIPLSATSVGYPLEKNTKNGLTRWAKQIENGVYLINGQVKAEDCDLLEGQKKSRGNAQAISHSFDVRMLTPLLLNSDHRSTATVQICSGSVNLKGTVKCRAYLHSSKPKVKDAVQAVKRDILNTVADRCEILFEDLLLNDIPEKKDSKKEFHILPHRVFVPVPGSSVMLCDYKFGDESPEEIRDHFIEMLDHRIQIEDLEIAEEINTACMSSSMNNEASLDNTDDEQPKEPIKTTVILKIRQNIGVIAAFGIAVLAAGISFHYFSD, translated from the exons ATGGGAAGAACCTACATTGTAGAAGAGACTGTTGGCCAGTATCTTTCAAACCTCGATCTCCAAGGAAAATCTTTTGTCTCCGGACTTTTAATAGGACAG tgTTCTTCACAAAAGGATTATGTGATTCTTGCCACTAGAACACCacccaaagaggaaaaaaatgagaacctCAAACATCCCAAAGATAAGTTGGATAATTTGGATGAAGAATGGGCCTCAGAACATGCTAACCAG GTATCCAGAATGCTACCTGGAGGACTTTTAGTTCTTGGAGTATTTATTATTACAACTCTAGAAGTAGGGAATGATTTTCAAAACACCCTGCGCAGG cTAGTATTTGCTGCAGAAAAAGCTATGAATAAAAAGAGACTGTGGAATTTCATAGAGGATGAAGTCTCAGATCGAGTAACACTTCATATTTGCTCTTCTACAAAAAA AATACTTTGTCGAACTTATGATATCCACGATCCAAAG AGTTCAGCAAAACCAGCGGATTGGAAGTATCAAAGTGGACTATCAACTTCATGGCCTTCTCTCAAGTGTACAGTTCATGTTAATATTCACATCCCACTGTCTGCGACTTCTGTCGGCTATCCTCTGGAGAAAAATACAAAG AATGGACTTACACGCTGGGCCAAGCAAATAGAAAATGGTGTTTATTTGATTAATGGACAAGTTAAAGCTGAAGATTGTGACCTACTAGAAGGACAG aaaaaatctAGAGGAAATGCTCAAGCAATTAGTCATTCTTTTGATGTTAGAATGCTAACACCATTG CTCCTGAATTCAGACCACAGGTCCACAGCCACCGTCCAGATCTGCAGCGGCTCTGTGAACCTGAAGGGCACTGTGAAATGCAGAGCGTATCTTCACAGCAGTAAACCCAAGGTCAAAGACGCTGTGCAG GCAGTGAAGAGAGATATATTGAATACAGTGGCTGATCGTTGTGAAATACTATTTGAGGATCTGCTCTTGAATGACattccagaaaaaaa AGATTCCAAAAAAGAGTTTCACATCCTTCCTCACCGGGTGTTTGTCCCTGTTCCGGGATCCTCAGTAATGTTATGTGATTATAAATTTGGTGATGAGTCACCTGAAGAAATCAGAGACCATTTTATAGAGATGTTAGATCATAGAATTCAAATAGAAGATTTGGAAATTGCAGAGGAAATAAACACAG CTTGTATGAGTTCCTCTATGAATAATGAAGCTTCATTGGACAACACAGATGATGAACAACCAAAAGAACCaattaaaactacagtaatcTTGAAAATTCGACAAaacatag gTGTGATTGCAGCGTTTGGCATTGCAGTTCTTGCTGCGGGCATCTCCTTCCATTACTTCAGTGATTAG